One Capsicum annuum cultivar UCD-10X-F1 chromosome 2, UCD10Xv1.1, whole genome shotgun sequence genomic window carries:
- the LOC107858580 gene encoding ribulose bisphosphate carboxylase small subunit, chloroplastic codes for MASSVISSAAVATRTNVTQASMVAPFTGLKSAASFPVTRKNNLDITSIASNGGRVQCMLVWPPINKKKYETLSYLPDLSDEQLLKEIEYLLQKGWVPCLEFETEHGFVYREHHRSPGYYDGRYWTMWKLPMFGCTDATQVLNEVQEAKKAYPQAWIRIIGFDNVRQVQCISFIAYKPEGY; via the exons ATGGCTTCCTCAGTGATCTCTTCGGCAGCCGTTGCTACCCGCACCAATGTCACTCAGGCTAGCATGGTTGCACCCTTCACTGGCCTAAAATCTGCTGCATCTTTCCCAGTTACTAGGAAGAACAACCTTGACATTACTTCCATTGCTAGCAACGGTGGACGTGTCCAATGCATGCTG GTGTGGCCACCAATTAACAAGAAGAAGTACGAGACTCTCTCATACCTTCCTGATTTGTCTGACGAGCAATTGCTCAAGGAAATTGAGTACCTTTTGCAAAAGGGATGGGTTCCTTGCTTGGAATTCGAGACTGAG CACGGATTCGTGTACCGTGAGCACCACAGGTCACCAGGATACTACGATGGAAGGTACTGGACAATGTGGAAGTTGCCCATGTTTGGGTGCACTGACGCTACCCAGGTGTTGAATGAGGTCCAAGAGGCCAAGAAGGCTTACCCACAGGCCTGGATCCGTATTATCGGATTCGATAACGTTCGTCAAGTGCAGTGCATCAGTTTCATCGCCTACAAGCCAGAAGGCTACTGA